TATGCCACTCTACGTTGTCCCAAAAAATAGTAACTATTTCTGGCGTTTCTTCTGTTTTACTCATTTCCTCACACCTCTCTTAAGTTGTATATTCAACGCAAATACAATAATCTGTATCTTTAATTTTTATAGCTAACCTGCCTTCGTAAAAATCTTCAAGTACATTTCATTGAGATACATACTCGATTTTTTCAAGTAAAGAGTGCTGAATCTCAGATATTTGTTTGTTTTCCTCACAAATCAATCCATCATTTTCTAATGACTCTGTTACTCCTAACGCAACATAAGTGGGATATAAACACAACTTTTCTTCTACGATATAGGTAACTTTATCTATTAAATCGTAATATTTTTTCAAGAAATCATTCATTCCCTCACACCTTCCTAATAAATTTCAATTTCGTCTAAATCAACTAAAACTTCAATCCCTTTAGCTATTGAAAATTCTGTAGCCCAATCTGGATATTCTCCGTTTACTTTGATGTCTCCGACACCTTCAACATGAGTATCAATTCCTAGTCTTAAAAGGACTTTGAGAATGTGCTTACCTAAATCGTTAATATTATCAAGATCGTACATTGATTTTGAAAATTCTTCTAACCATTCCTTGTTGTAAATTGATTCATCGATTGAAATTTTAGCTTCCCGTGCTGTTGTGTAATTAAATGTTTTCATGTGTTTTCCCTCCATTAAAATAAGCTTTCTTGCTTAATACCACCGCCATAATTTCCACTTAGTAATACTTTGAATATTGCTTCTAACACTTGAACAACTATTGAATTGCCTGCTTGGTGGTACAATGTTCCGTTTAGCTTCCCTTGCATACCATGATGTTCTTTATTAGCTCGATCAAAATCTTCATCGGTAAAGCCCATTAAGCGCCAACACTCACGCTCTGTTAATATCCGATACTTGTCATTTGATATTTTTATCACTCCTGCGTTAGGACATCTTACTTGCTTTGTCGTGATAGTAAAAGCATGTGTTGTGATTTCTTCTAACATTCCATTGAAATTCGAATGATTTTCATTTCCTGGCAATTTTTTAATCATGCTAGGCTGAGTCAAAATATATTTTTCATCAAATGATGCTTCAAGAAAGTCTGTTATAATCGGCGCTGTAGTTTTTTCTAACTTTGAGTAATCAAAAACATTGCCGTTTAAACAACTAATTGCAAAAAGTCTTTTTCGATGTTGAGGTATTCCAAAATCCAAAGAGTTTAATATCTCATAGTTTGTTGTGTATCCTAGTTTATCGAGATCGTTAATATATCGATTAAATGCTGGTAAATGTTTTTTATTTAAAACGTTTGGAACATTCTCCCAAATCACAACTGAAGGCTTCCACACACCTAAATTCTGTATTATTTGAATAGTTTCAAACATCAGACTACTTCTAGTCCCATCTTCAACGTTTCCCCCGTATTGTTTACCGCCAATCGAATAATCTTGGCAAGGTGAACCATGTATCAACCAATCAGGCCTTAAATTATATCCTCGAACATCTTGGGCAGCATATCGGTTATCAAACATTGCGTTGTAACTACGGACTGCTTTTTCGTTCCATTCAACGTAATCAATGCTTTTATGCTTTATTTTTAAATTGATTAAGGCTTTTTTTGGAGCACCAATCCCACCAAAAAGTTCTAATATTTTGATCACTTACTCCACCTCTTCATATATTTATTTTCTTCCCTGTAGGCGTTACCCTAGTTTCGATTGTTAAAATCCATTGATCCAAGTCATCAAAAGTAAAACCCATTTTAGCTAACTCGTTAGGCAGCCTATTTGCTTCTCTCATGCAGTAAAGATTTTCAAGAGCACACTCGCTACGACCAAATTTAAACAGGTGCTTTTTGGATTTCTCCCCTTGCAACCGGCCATGAAGGTAAACGTATAAATGGCCTTTAGATTTCACAAATTTTAAATATCCAGTGCCTTCTATCACTCGCCTTTCACTCCTTGCCATTGCTGGGTTGTCCCTCGTGGTTAAATATTATTGAGTGGGGGACAACCTCGGTTTAATTGGTTTTATATCTATTATAAAAATTCATCAGCATCCATTCGAACTGCTTCGCTCATATTAAAATAGTCAATAAATTTATTTTGATAGAGCCAAACGTTCGCAATGATAAAAAAGTTTTTAAATAGCTTTTTGCCTTCTTCGCTAGATGGACTTTTTCCCTCAGCCTTTAAGGCTTTAAATTTATCTTTAGATGGTTCAACAACCCAATCTGGCAGATCGTTATACTTGTTCACGTTTAACATTGCTACAGACCAATTCATTATTCATCCTCACTCATTTCTTTTAAAAATTCTTCGTCAGAAGTACGCTCTATCATTTGTTTAGGCGGTTTGTAGTCATCTTTAGCCCAATCTGGCAATGTTTCTTTACGATTAACGCCTTGGTTTGGCTGTTTCTTCTGCTTACGCTGTTCCTCAAAAGTAAGAACATCCTCTCTAGTGCTAAAGCCTTTTGATTCCCAGTTTTTCAATATTGTTTCAAGATACTTATAGCTACGAACGTTGTTAGCAAGCATCGTTTCAATGCCATGAATAACAATATCGTCGTTGCCATTAAAATCCTCTGCCCACATTTTTAAATTTTCAAGAATATAAGGGCTTGCTGTGACTTCAACAAATTTAAGCCAATACGCATCCGCTGTCGTCGTCTGGTCTTGTTTCTGTTTAGTTTCTGTTTTGTTTAGTTTCTGTTTAGTTAATGTACTACTCTGTTGTATACCGTCTTGTATACTCCCTTGTACACTGCGTTGTATACTCTGTTGTGTACTGTCTTGTATACTATTTGACGTATAGAGTACACATACCTTATAAGAAGTAGCTTTTTTACCGTTACTTTTGAAATCAATCAAGCCTAGCTGCTTTAAAACATTTCTGTTTTTATTTATGCCAGCTCTAGATAATCCCGAAAGTGTTTCAAGCGTTTGATTAGCAGCTGTAAACCATTCAATCCATGCACATTTATTGTTTATTTCCATCAATGCGTACCATAAAGCAATTTGTCCACTGGATAATTTAGTTTCATACATCTTGTAATCTCTAAACGCTTGTAACTGTGATAAATAATTCAATTGGCTACCTCCTTCCTTATGCTATATAAACTGGTGTACCTGTAATTGCTTGTATTTCTTTTTTAAAACGTTCAGCATTTGAATTGCTATCAGATAGATGAAGCAACCAAACTTCTTTTAACTCGCTTAAATCAGTCGCTTTTATGAACTCTTTGACGTTCTCTAATGAGAAGTGACTCTTTAATACCCGATTCTTTAAATAGGCTCCTATACGCCCATTTTTAACATTTTCGTTTAAAATATCTAAGGCATAATTACATTCAATCATTAGATGCGTGAT
This Carnobacterium maltaromaticum DSM 20342 DNA region includes the following protein-coding sequences:
- a CDS encoding DNA cytosine methyltransferase, whose product is MIKILELFGGIGAPKKALINLKIKHKSIDYVEWNEKAVRSYNAMFDNRYAAQDVRGYNLRPDWLIHGSPCQDYSIGGKQYGGNVEDGTRSSLMFETIQIIQNLGVWKPSVVIWENVPNVLNKKHLPAFNRYINDLDKLGYTTNYEILNSLDFGIPQHRKRLFAISCLNGNVFDYSKLEKTTAPIITDFLEASFDEKYILTQPSMIKKLPGNENHSNFNGMLEEITTHAFTITTKQVRCPNAGVIKISNDKYRILTERECWRLMGFTDEDFDRANKEHHGMQGKLNGTLYHQAGNSIVVQVLEAIFKVLLSGNYGGGIKQESLF
- a CDS encoding DnaD domain protein, which gives rise to MNYLSQLQAFRDYKMYETKLSSGQIALWYALMEINNKCAWIEWFTAANQTLETLSGLSRAGINKNRNVLKQLGLIDFKSNGKKATSYKVCVLYTSNSIQDSTQQSIQRSVQGSIQDGIQQSSTLTKQKLNKTETKQKQDQTTTADAYWLKFVEVTASPYILENLKMWAEDFNGNDDIVIHGIETMLANNVRSYKYLETILKNWESKGFSTREDVLTFEEQRKQKKQPNQGVNRKETLPDWAKDDYKPPKQMIERTSDEEFLKEMSEDE